One region of Clostridiales bacterium genomic DNA includes:
- a CDS encoding transporter substrate-binding domain-containing protein, whose translation MKKMTKVISLALALVMCLALCACGSKTDDGNTAADGKRTFIMGVDPEYPPFSYLGDDGKYTGFDVEIAQAACDLLGWDLQVFGVNWDQKLVQLDAKECDCVWSGMTILDSMKDAGYVLSKPYYDNTQVIMVKEGSDIKSSADLAGKNVAVQLGTSGESLLSEGGDLESLAKTFGKLTTCDSFLKCFTELGGGAVDAVIVDKPVATSYAQENAGFTILDEELGAEQYGIAFRSGDQELCDAIEGAVQQLVDNGTYAKIAAKYPDIVNNLTYLNK comes from the coding sequence ATGAAAAAGATGACGAAAGTGATCTCGCTGGCGCTCGCGCTGGTGATGTGCCTGGCGCTGTGCGCCTGCGGCAGCAAGACGGACGACGGCAACACCGCTGCCGACGGAAAGAGAACCTTTATTATGGGCGTCGATCCGGAATACCCGCCGTTCAGCTATCTGGGCGACGACGGCAAGTACACCGGCTTTGACGTGGAGATCGCTCAGGCCGCCTGCGATCTGCTCGGCTGGGACCTGCAGGTCTTTGGTGTGAACTGGGATCAGAAGCTGGTGCAGCTCGATGCCAAAGAGTGCGACTGTGTCTGGTCCGGCATGACCATCCTCGACAGCATGAAGGATGCCGGCTATGTGCTCTCCAAGCCCTACTACGATAACACGCAGGTCATCATGGTCAAGGAAGGCAGCGACATCAAGTCCTCCGCGGATCTGGCCGGCAAGAACGTGGCCGTGCAGCTGGGCACCTCCGGCGAGTCCCTCCTGTCCGAGGGCGGCGACCTTGAGAGCCTGGCCAAGACCTTCGGCAAGCTCACGACCTGTGACAGCTTCCTCAAGTGCTTCACCGAGCTGGGCGGCGGCGCCGTGGACGCCGTGATCGTCGACAAGCCCGTGGCGACTTCTTATGCGCAGGAAAACGCCGGCTTCACCATCCTCGACGAGGAGCTGGGCGCCGAGCAGTACGGCATTGCCTTCCGCTCCGGCGATCAGGAGCTGTGCGACGCCATCGAGGGTGCGGTGCAGCAGCTGGTTGACAACGGCACTTACGCGAAGATCGCTGCGAAGTATCCCGACATCGTCAACAACCTGACCTACCTGAACAAGTAA
- a CDS encoding amino acid ABC transporter permease, producing MTLLTMIMKMSEGLGKTCAIFFLTILFSLPLGMLITLLRMSKNKVVSSVTRFVIAVLRGTPLMLQLLAVTYGPYYLFGTAVAKNKLIPVVIAFAINYAAYFAEIYRGGIESIPVGQYEAANVLGYTRAQTFLRIILPQVVKRIMPSITNEVVTLVKDTSMAFTVSYQEMFTIGKQIANSQTSFMPFLVAGVFYFVFNAIVDFVMGKIEKRMDYYK from the coding sequence ATGACTTTACTTACGATGATCATGAAAATGAGCGAGGGCCTCGGCAAGACCTGCGCCATTTTCTTTCTGACGATCCTGTTCTCGCTCCCGCTGGGCATGCTCATCACGCTGCTGCGTATGAGCAAGAACAAGGTCGTTTCCAGCGTGACCCGTTTTGTGATCGCGGTTTTGCGCGGCACGCCGCTGATGCTGCAGCTGCTCGCCGTGACCTATGGCCCGTACTACCTCTTTGGTACGGCCGTCGCCAAGAATAAGCTCATCCCCGTCGTTATCGCCTTCGCCATCAACTACGCGGCCTATTTTGCCGAGATCTACCGCGGCGGCATCGAGTCCATCCCCGTGGGGCAGTATGAGGCGGCGAACGTCCTCGGCTACACCAGGGCGCAGACTTTCCTGCGCATCATTCTGCCGCAGGTCGTCAAGCGCATCATGCCCAGCATCACCAACGAGGTCGTCACGCTCGTCAAGGACACGTCCATGGCCTTCACCGTCTCCTATCAGGAGATGTTCACCATCGGCAAGCAGATCGCAAACTCCCAGACCAGCTTCATGCCGTTCCTTGTGGCGGGCGTGTTCTACTTCGTGTTCAATGCCATCGTTGATTTTGTCATGGGCAAGATCG